One genomic segment of Polyangia bacterium includes these proteins:
- a CDS encoding 3'(2'),5'-bisphosphate nucleotidase CysQ: MTAAYARELDVARAAAQAAAAVILEHYSKGGIAVDTKADESPVTAADRDANTVIVKQLQAAFPDDGILSEESPDDGQRLSKRRVWIIDPLDGTRDFVARTGEFAVHIALAVAGAAVLGVVARPVTASVFFAVAGAGAFVARDGQTASLAVSETATLADLRIGVSRLNLSSRVGACLQAAGLDGRAVAMGASVKYMAVAGGTLDAAINLSPGECEWDTAAPEVIVREAGGRFTDADGRPFRYNQPSPSHKRGSIVSNGRCHDALAALVAPYADNL, translated from the coding sequence GTGACCGCCGCCTACGCGCGCGAGCTGGACGTCGCCCGCGCCGCGGCGCAGGCGGCAGCGGCGGTGATCCTGGAGCACTACTCCAAGGGCGGGATCGCCGTCGACACCAAGGCCGACGAATCGCCGGTCACCGCCGCCGACCGCGACGCCAACACGGTGATCGTCAAACAGCTGCAAGCGGCGTTTCCCGATGATGGCATCCTCAGCGAGGAGTCACCGGATGATGGCCAGCGCCTGTCCAAGCGGCGAGTGTGGATCATCGATCCGCTGGACGGCACGCGGGATTTCGTGGCCCGCACCGGCGAGTTCGCGGTGCACATCGCCCTGGCCGTCGCCGGCGCCGCCGTGCTGGGCGTGGTGGCGCGGCCGGTGACGGCGTCCGTCTTCTTCGCGGTGGCGGGCGCCGGTGCTTTTGTGGCGCGCGACGGTCAGACGGCGTCGTTGGCGGTGTCGGAGACGGCCACCCTGGCCGACCTGCGTATCGGCGTCAGCCGCTTGAACCTCAGCAGCCGGGTCGGGGCGTGCTTGCAGGCGGCCGGTCTTGACGGACGCGCGGTGGCCATGGGCGCGTCGGTGAAATACATGGCGGTGGCGGGCGGCACGCTGGACGCCGCCATCAACCTCAGCCCGGGCGAATGCGAATGGGACACCGCCGCGCCCGAGGTGATCGTGCGCGAAGCGGGCGGGCGCTTCACCGACGCCGACGGTCGGCCGTTCCGCTACAACCAGCCGAGCCCGTCGCACAAGCGCGGCAGCATCGTCAGCAACGGCCGCTGCCACGACGCCCTGGCGGCGCTGGTGGCGCCGTATGCTGACAACTTGTGA
- a CDS encoding MMPL family transporter yields MSSPPSSGVTRYHRWVASNPMLVLILAALIGAGGTLLAKRLKLRTAFSELLPSNDPGVVALARTQKRLGDLSLLLIGIRSPDPAANLRYAEALTAKLRALPPSVAALAAYNVRDVRDFFQRNKWLYVSEDDLEGIRDRLRTEINKRKNPLFVSLGDDEPLDSMQKRIGHQNNIDDRFPDGLFSSNNGQYLWIAALPPGGLFVENAGEALWRAAGELIAADPPSRYHPQMTAEIAGPVTTAIAARHAVERDILSVTLTCLCLVGLSIGLYFRRFRAIPLTGIPAGVGAIVAFAVADLSFGYLNSSTAFLGSIIVGNGINYAIVLMSRYEEHRAQGLSADESLRSAIGGVWRGTLVASIAASAAYASLMVTSFRGFYQFGLMGAVGALACWIATFTVLPALLTLLDRRDGGDKGATRPPLDLGPLARWIGRNPKPTAMLFGIATVLALFGMTHFLKDPFEYDFRKLNSKIDTSEEAKQFNKSFDKIFGRWPSPTIILADQLDEVEAVKATIRKQDTELPGPDVIGQIATIYDLLPGTSEEQQRKLKIIAQIRKLARDPALDVLEGKERDQIKQVDPPDALHEVGPQDLPPIARRPFTEVDGTVGRVVLVYPPEKGVSVWSGRDLLRIAAVLQYLHLPNGKTLETSGSAVVFGAMIRSVLHDGPIATAASLIAVVLIILMIIRPPSAAVAAVSTLLLGVLIMVGAAGWAGVRVTFLNFIALPITFGIGAEYALNVVTRYREEGNIVKAVISTGAAVALCSWTTIVGYGSLLAARNQALQGFGEMAILGEVACLMAAIAALPAIILLRARRSKAKAKTASAS; encoded by the coding sequence ATGTCTTCGCCACCGTCGAGCGGGGTGACCCGTTACCACCGATGGGTGGCCAGCAATCCCATGCTGGTCTTGATCCTGGCGGCCTTGATCGGCGCCGGCGGAACGCTGCTGGCCAAGCGGCTGAAGCTGCGCACGGCCTTTTCCGAGCTTTTGCCCAGCAACGACCCCGGCGTGGTGGCCCTGGCCCGGACCCAAAAACGGCTGGGTGATCTGTCGCTGCTGCTGATCGGCATTCGCTCGCCCGATCCGGCGGCCAACCTGCGTTATGCCGAGGCGCTGACCGCCAAGCTGCGCGCCTTGCCGCCGTCGGTGGCGGCCCTGGCCGCGTACAACGTCCGCGACGTGCGCGACTTCTTTCAGCGCAACAAATGGCTGTACGTTTCGGAAGACGACCTGGAAGGTATCCGCGATCGTCTGCGCACCGAGATCAACAAGCGCAAGAACCCGCTGTTTGTCTCGCTGGGTGACGACGAACCGCTGGATTCGATGCAAAAGCGCATCGGCCACCAGAACAACATCGATGATCGTTTCCCCGACGGTCTGTTCAGCAGCAACAACGGGCAGTACCTGTGGATCGCCGCCCTGCCGCCCGGCGGCCTGTTCGTGGAGAACGCCGGCGAAGCGCTGTGGAGGGCCGCCGGCGAGCTCATCGCCGCCGATCCGCCGTCGCGTTACCACCCACAGATGACCGCCGAGATCGCCGGGCCGGTCACCACCGCCATCGCGGCCCGCCACGCCGTCGAGCGCGACATCCTGTCCGTCACCCTCACCTGCTTGTGTCTGGTGGGTCTGTCGATCGGGCTTTATTTCAGGCGTTTTCGCGCTATTCCGCTGACCGGGATCCCGGCCGGCGTGGGCGCCATCGTCGCCTTCGCGGTGGCTGATTTGTCGTTTGGTTACCTGAATTCGTCGACGGCGTTCCTGGGCTCGATCATCGTGGGCAACGGCATCAACTACGCCATCGTCCTGATGTCACGTTATGAAGAGCACCGCGCTCAGGGGCTGTCGGCCGACGAATCATTGCGCTCGGCCATCGGCGGCGTCTGGCGCGGCACCCTGGTGGCATCGATCGCGGCGTCGGCGGCGTACGCGTCGTTGATGGTCACCAGCTTTCGCGGCTTCTATCAGTTCGGCTTGATGGGCGCGGTGGGGGCGCTGGCCTGCTGGATCGCCACCTTCACCGTGCTGCCGGCGCTGCTGACGCTGCTGGACCGCCGAGACGGCGGCGACAAAGGCGCGACGCGCCCGCCGCTGGATCTGGGGCCGCTGGCGCGCTGGATCGGCCGTAATCCGAAGCCCACCGCGATGCTGTTCGGCATCGCGACGGTGCTGGCGCTGTTCGGAATGACCCACTTTCTGAAGGATCCGTTCGAGTACGACTTTCGCAAATTGAACTCGAAGATCGACACCAGCGAAGAGGCCAAGCAGTTCAACAAAAGCTTCGACAAGATCTTCGGACGCTGGCCCTCGCCGACCATCATCCTGGCCGACCAGCTGGACGAGGTGGAGGCGGTGAAAGCCACCATCCGCAAGCAGGACACCGAACTGCCCGGCCCCGACGTCATTGGACAGATCGCCACCATCTACGACCTCCTGCCCGGCACCTCCGAGGAGCAGCAGCGCAAGCTGAAGATCATCGCCCAGATCCGCAAGCTGGCGCGCGACCCGGCGCTGGACGTCCTGGAAGGAAAAGAGCGCGACCAGATTAAGCAGGTCGATCCCCCCGATGCGCTGCACGAGGTCGGCCCGCAGGATCTGCCGCCCATCGCGCGGCGGCCCTTCACCGAGGTCGACGGCACCGTCGGACGGGTGGTGCTGGTTTATCCGCCCGAGAAAGGCGTATCGGTGTGGAGCGGCCGCGACCTGCTGCGCATCGCCGCGGTTCTGCAGTACCTGCACCTGCCCAACGGAAAGACGCTGGAGACCTCCGGCTCGGCGGTGGTCTTCGGGGCCATGATTCGCTCGGTCCTGCACGACGGGCCCATCGCCACCGCAGCGTCGCTGATCGCCGTGGTGCTGATCATCCTCATGATCATCCGCCCGCCGTCGGCCGCCGTGGCGGCGGTGAGCACGCTTTTGTTGGGCGTGCTGATCATGGTGGGCGCGGCGGGATGGGCGGGCGTGCGGGTGACGTTCCTGAACTTCATCGCCTTGCCCATCACCTTCGGTATCGGGGCCGAATATGCCTTGAATGTGGTCACCCGCTATCGCGAGGAGGGCAACATCGTCAAGGCGGTGATCTCCACCGGCGCGGCGGTGGCCCTGTGTTCGTGGACGACCATCGTCGGCTACGGGTCGCTGCTGGCGGCGCGCAACCAGGCGCTGCAGGGCTTCGGCGAGATGGCCATCCTGGGCGAGGTGGCGTGCCTGATGGCGGCCATCGCGGCGCTGCCGGCGATCATCCTGCTGCGGGCGCGCCGGTCGAAGGCGAAGGCTAAAACGGCGAGCGCATCTTGA
- a CDS encoding HDIG domain-containing protein, with protein MSLGLLIALGLAFVAAGVLLGRLVARRRAEAWSAGVRQVSQAIAAAAATERAEILRTAEISARDEARGLGAAFETFCQVREAELATAQARVGKRVEDQAARTAQIATSRQGQGEAKARAEAREKEAGISRGEATAHARAAHAALEQRAGETKAALRAALVDSELEDTRLVAAQSLRAVDQVPPDERARDAQRIMGIAVGRFSGHYLTERLLSTIPLPVGPAAEAMVGPDEANLRAIESVAGVKLSLLESRDAIRLEGLDGVGREVARRCLGRMSRAPVGTVIEAGRVAETAREIAVHLDRELFDLGRRAFADLEIPAAHAEIVKLVGRLNYRTSFTQNQWKHAVEAAFLCGMMAEELDLDIKLARRAALMHDIGKALTHELDGSHAVIGADYARRLGEQELVANAIGAHHTDEPFNSPYAYLVAAADAMSGARPGARRQMEDNYVARLDDLQRITRGFRGIEEAFAVQGGREVRIYVKEDNVDDMGAVNLSAEVAKKISAEMTFPGQIRVTVIREFKAIETAN; from the coding sequence ATGTCTTTGGGCCTGCTGATCGCGCTTGGACTGGCCTTCGTCGCGGCGGGCGTTCTGCTGGGCCGGTTGGTGGCGCGGCGGCGGGCGGAGGCGTGGTCGGCGGGGGTGCGGCAGGTCTCGCAGGCCATCGCGGCAGCGGCGGCCACCGAGCGGGCAGAGATCTTGCGCACCGCCGAGATCTCCGCGCGTGATGAAGCGCGCGGCTTGGGCGCGGCCTTCGAGACGTTCTGCCAGGTGCGCGAGGCCGAGCTGGCGACGGCACAAGCGCGCGTCGGCAAGCGGGTTGAAGACCAGGCGGCGCGCACCGCCCAGATCGCGACCAGCCGTCAGGGCCAGGGCGAAGCCAAGGCCCGCGCTGAAGCGCGCGAGAAGGAAGCAGGGATCTCACGCGGCGAAGCCACCGCGCACGCCCGGGCCGCCCACGCCGCGCTGGAACAGCGGGCCGGCGAAACCAAAGCGGCGCTGCGCGCGGCGCTGGTGGACAGCGAACTCGAGGACACCCGCCTCGTCGCCGCTCAGTCGTTGCGCGCCGTCGATCAAGTCCCTCCCGATGAACGCGCGCGCGACGCCCAGCGCATCATGGGCATCGCGGTGGGCCGCTTTTCCGGCCACTATCTGACCGAGCGTTTGCTGTCCACCATCCCGCTTCCCGTCGGTCCGGCGGCCGAGGCGATGGTGGGGCCCGACGAGGCGAACCTGCGGGCCATCGAATCGGTGGCGGGCGTGAAGCTGTCGCTGCTGGAATCGCGCGACGCCATTCGCTTGGAGGGCCTCGATGGCGTGGGGCGCGAGGTGGCGCGGCGCTGTCTTGGCCGCATGAGCCGCGCTCCCGTCGGAACGGTGATCGAAGCGGGGCGCGTCGCCGAAACCGCGCGCGAGATTGCCGTCCACCTGGACCGTGAGCTTTTTGATCTGGGTCGCCGCGCCTTCGCCGATCTGGAAATTCCGGCAGCCCACGCCGAGATCGTCAAGCTGGTCGGCCGACTCAATTACCGCACCAGCTTCACCCAGAACCAGTGGAAGCACGCCGTCGAGGCGGCGTTCCTGTGCGGGATGATGGCGGAGGAACTGGATCTGGATATCAAGCTGGCCCGCCGGGCTGCCCTGATGCACGACATCGGCAAGGCCTTGACGCACGAGCTCGATGGGTCGCACGCGGTGATCGGCGCCGACTATGCGCGCCGGCTGGGCGAGCAAGAGCTGGTGGCGAATGCCATCGGCGCCCATCACACCGACGAGCCTTTCAACAGCCCCTACGCCTATCTGGTCGCGGCGGCCGACGCCATGTCCGGCGCCCGCCCGGGGGCCCGTCGCCAGATGGAGGACAACTACGTCGCTCGCCTGGACGATCTGCAGCGCATCACCCGCGGTTTTCGCGGCATCGAGGAAGCCTTCGCCGTGCAGGGCGGCCGCGAGGTGCGCATCTACGTCAAGGAAGACAACGTCGACGATATGGGCGCGGTGAATCTGTCCGCCGAGGTGGCCAAGAAAATCTCGGCGGAGATGACCTTCCCCGGCCAGATTCGCGTCACCGTCATCCGCGAGTTCAAGGCCATCGAAACCGCGAACTGA
- a CDS encoding BamA/TamA family outer membrane protein has translation MRVLDNQRTEEDTIRSIAGVKIGDTLELDTLEAVRERLNSSGLFADTNVWWEQAGAGVRINIAVKDKFPWAPVPTASWSANNRAIGILFVHGNLFGRGKQMVIGGRLADLDSGAVLAYRDPASFGSWIYWQLQGSYKREILPEYNPVVPKPDNPIRQTTLTTFAVEPQIGVAWLRRVKTQVAWRLSKVEVGDNASVDAAGQPTQLATRGAVVGMGRAGVTFDFRAREFAVMTGSALSGGIDVASPGFKSDLTFWRIGASYEQGVKFFRSQNFIYNVGGTIGGNLPLWMENTAGGPDLRGYLTQQFRGDSQLTAKVEYHFPLFSIGSMDFRALGFYDATAIWFRSLPDMYPAGDAFGYRIRDTPDQRTFPEQVKQGLDLSRDIHTDVGAGLRFFLRSVAVPLVGFDAGYGIEARKWRFLLIVGA, from the coding sequence GTGCGCGTCTTGGATAATCAGCGCACGGAAGAAGACACCATTCGCTCGATCGCCGGGGTGAAGATCGGCGACACGCTGGAGCTGGACACGCTGGAGGCGGTGCGCGAACGCCTGAACAGCTCGGGCCTTTTCGCCGACACCAACGTCTGGTGGGAACAGGCTGGCGCCGGCGTGCGCATCAACATCGCGGTCAAGGACAAGTTCCCTTGGGCGCCGGTGCCGACGGCCAGCTGGTCGGCGAACAACAGAGCGATCGGCATTCTGTTCGTGCACGGCAACCTGTTCGGGCGCGGCAAGCAGATGGTGATTGGCGGCCGTCTGGCCGATCTCGACTCAGGCGCCGTGCTGGCCTACCGCGATCCCGCGTCGTTCGGAAGCTGGATCTACTGGCAGCTCCAGGGCAGTTACAAACGTGAGATTTTACCCGAGTACAACCCGGTGGTGCCGAAGCCCGACAACCCGATCCGGCAGACCACCCTCACCACCTTCGCCGTCGAGCCGCAGATCGGCGTCGCCTGGTTGCGACGGGTGAAGACGCAGGTGGCGTGGCGACTGTCGAAGGTCGAGGTGGGCGACAACGCGTCGGTCGACGCCGCGGGCCAGCCGACTCAGCTGGCGACCCGCGGCGCCGTGGTGGGCATGGGCCGCGCCGGCGTCACCTTCGATTTTCGCGCCCGCGAATTTGCCGTGATGACCGGCTCCGCGCTGAGCGGCGGGATCGACGTCGCCAGTCCCGGGTTCAAGAGTGACCTGACTTTCTGGCGTATCGGCGCCAGTTACGAACAAGGGGTGAAGTTTTTTCGCAGCCAGAACTTCATCTACAACGTCGGCGGCACAATCGGCGGCAACCTGCCATTGTGGATGGAGAACACTGCCGGCGGCCCCGATTTGCGCGGGTATCTTACGCAGCAGTTCCGCGGTGACAGCCAGCTGACCGCGAAGGTCGAGTACCATTTCCCGTTGTTCTCCATCGGGTCGATGGACTTCCGGGCGCTGGGCTTTTATGACGCCACGGCGATCTGGTTCCGTTCGCTGCCGGACATGTACCCCGCAGGTGACGCCTTCGGATATCGCATTCGCGACACGCCCGACCAGCGCACGTTCCCGGAGCAGGTGAAACAGGGGCTCGACCTGAGCCGCGACATCCATACCGACGTGGGCGCCGGCTTGCGTTTCTTCTTACGCTCGGTGGCGGTGCCGCTGGTCGGCTTCGACGCCGGCTACGGAATCGAGGCTCGAAAATGGCGTTTTCTCCTGATTGTCGGGGCGTGA
- a CDS encoding NTP transferase domain-containing protein: MTHQAGRGFDRSDAPVILMAAGLGSRLGALTAQLPKALITVAGKPLLAYAVAFAQAVTSGEVIVVGGFQYERVAAEIADRALPVTLVQNPHFRDGNLISLLAARAAVGARGFLLMNVDHIYRPAIARLAALPADEITAFVDHDRTLGTDDMKVARDDDGRVRLISKQLTTFDRGYVGMTRVPSSATARYWAEAEAALAAEGRAIAVERVLARLAAAGQPPQCRDISGHGWLEVDLPDERDHAERVLASGSW; this comes from the coding sequence ATGACCCACCAGGCGGGGCGTGGGTTCGACCGATCGGACGCGCCGGTGATCCTGATGGCCGCTGGCCTGGGCAGCCGGTTGGGGGCGCTGACCGCGCAGTTGCCCAAGGCGCTGATCACCGTCGCCGGCAAGCCGTTGCTGGCCTACGCCGTGGCCTTCGCCCAGGCCGTCACCAGCGGCGAGGTGATCGTCGTCGGAGGGTTTCAATACGAACGTGTGGCCGCCGAGATCGCCGACCGCGCGCTGCCGGTGACCCTGGTGCAGAACCCGCATTTTCGTGACGGCAACTTGATCTCGCTGCTGGCGGCGCGAGCGGCGGTGGGAGCGCGGGGTTTTCTGCTGATGAACGTCGACCACATTTACCGGCCGGCCATTGCCCGCCTGGCCGCGCTGCCGGCCGACGAGATCACCGCCTTCGTCGACCACGATCGCACCCTCGGCACCGACGATATGAAGGTGGCCCGCGACGACGACGGACGGGTGCGCCTCATCTCCAAGCAGCTCACCACATTCGACCGCGGTTACGTCGGCATGACCCGCGTCCCGTCGTCGGCGACGGCGCGCTACTGGGCCGAGGCGGAAGCGGCGTTGGCCGCCGAGGGCCGGGCCATCGCCGTCGAACGCGTGCTGGCCCGGCTGGCCGCGGCCGGGCAGCCGCCGCAGTGCCGCGACATCAGCGGCCACGGCTGGCTGGAGGTCGACCTGCCCGACGAGCGCGACCACGCCGAGCGCGTGCTGGCGTCGGGGAGCTGGTGA
- a CDS encoding HAD hydrolase-like protein produces MSVLPLSVLGSAAREAVSFRQLAPLPLPKVLLCDLDGTLVDSMPTLADLATDVMEETFGTPRILARELYLATCGLPFIKQLEEIFPGDTRNTGASDVFEGRKPARCSSIGMPVDTRRALERLRARGVRIAVSSNNGVENVATFARQADFKFDLVLGFGGGLAKGKPHLDRSARTFKVDRQEMLFVGDSLHDGEIAEREGVPFVGVAGTFSPERFTLRFPHVPVIRRFSALPDLFV; encoded by the coding sequence ATGTCAGTGCTTCCTTTGTCCGTTCTGGGCTCGGCCGCCCGCGAGGCCGTTTCGTTTCGTCAACTGGCGCCGCTGCCGCTACCGAAGGTGCTGCTGTGCGATCTCGACGGGACGCTGGTGGACAGCATGCCGACCCTGGCGGACCTGGCCACCGACGTGATGGAAGAGACCTTCGGCACGCCCCGCATTCTGGCGCGCGAGCTGTACCTGGCCACCTGCGGCCTGCCCTTCATCAAGCAACTGGAAGAGATCTTCCCGGGCGACACGCGCAACACCGGCGCTTCCGACGTCTTCGAGGGCCGCAAGCCCGCCCGCTGCAGCAGCATCGGGATGCCGGTTGACACCCGCCGAGCGCTTGAGCGTTTGCGCGCCCGTGGCGTCCGCATCGCCGTCTCGTCCAACAACGGAGTCGAGAACGTGGCCACCTTCGCCCGTCAGGCCGACTTCAAATTCGATCTCGTGCTGGGGTTCGGCGGGGGCCTGGCCAAGGGCAAACCGCACCTGGACAGGTCCGCCCGCACCTTCAAGGTCGATCGCCAGGAAATGCTTTTCGTCGGCGATTCGCTGCACGACGGTGAGATCGCCGAGCGCGAGGGCGTGCCCTTCGTCGGGGTGGCCGGCACGTTCTCGCCGGAGCGGTTCACCCTGCGTTTTCCGCACGTCCCCGTGATTCGCAGGTTCTCCGCGCTGCCTGACCTGTTCGTTTGA
- a CDS encoding CDP-alcohol phosphatidyltransferase family protein, whose protein sequence is MSHSQGKDPEAVILKVTGDEAAGARRVVAGLPVVERAIKQLGRLPTTRVTVASDGTIALPASLPANTSVRSLAGDPGAALAALQAELGQPLLLMGDVVRPQARKFDQGIRVVDEATRRKAEDAVFADLLRGDLGFVARHINKKVSFWFTRHVLCRLPVTPNQVTLGAGLLGLGGCALIASGCRLAMVAGFFLAQLQSILDGCDGELARVRFQQTDIGEWLDTIVDDVLNLALVGAIGVGLGRWEGRAAPMWWGLCGCAMLLTYNVIAYRELVKQGEGGEVLKIRWWWARGQDFAEVLSDGKPTSGFNLLVALGKRDFFVFAWLVLAALGFLKVVLVYAVVIAAIYFVVAIIQLVASPRPRPRAPNPG, encoded by the coding sequence GTGTCGCACAGCCAAGGCAAAGATCCGGAGGCGGTGATCCTGAAGGTGACCGGTGACGAGGCCGCGGGCGCGCGCCGGGTGGTCGCTGGTTTGCCGGTCGTCGAACGAGCGATCAAGCAGTTGGGGCGCCTCCCCACCACGCGGGTGACGGTGGCCAGCGACGGAACCATCGCCTTGCCGGCGTCGTTGCCCGCCAACACCAGCGTGCGTTCGTTGGCCGGCGATCCGGGCGCGGCCCTGGCGGCCCTGCAGGCCGAACTGGGACAACCGCTGTTGCTGATGGGCGACGTGGTACGACCCCAGGCGCGAAAGTTTGATCAAGGTATCCGCGTGGTCGACGAAGCCACCCGGCGAAAGGCGGAGGACGCGGTGTTCGCCGATCTGCTGCGCGGCGACCTTGGCTTCGTCGCCCGCCACATCAACAAGAAGGTTTCGTTCTGGTTCACGCGCCACGTGCTCTGCCGTCTGCCGGTGACACCCAACCAGGTCACCTTGGGCGCCGGCCTGCTGGGCCTGGGTGGCTGTGCGCTCATCGCCAGCGGTTGCCGACTGGCGATGGTGGCCGGATTCTTCCTGGCCCAGTTGCAGTCCATTCTCGACGGCTGCGACGGCGAGCTGGCCCGGGTCCGTTTTCAGCAGACCGACATCGGCGAATGGCTGGACACCATCGTCGACGATGTCTTGAATCTGGCGCTGGTCGGGGCCATCGGCGTGGGCCTGGGCCGGTGGGAAGGGCGCGCGGCGCCGATGTGGTGGGGCCTTTGCGGCTGCGCGATGTTGCTGACCTACAACGTCATCGCCTACCGCGAGCTGGTCAAGCAAGGCGAGGGCGGCGAGGTCCTGAAGATCCGCTGGTGGTGGGCCCGCGGTCAGGACTTCGCCGAGGTTCTCTCAGATGGAAAACCAACCAGCGGGTTCAACCTGCTGGTGGCGCTGGGCAAGCGCGATTTCTTCGTTTTCGCCTGGCTGGTGCTGGCGGCGCTGGGCTTCCTGAAGGTCGTGCTGGTTTACGCGGTGGTCATCGCGGCGATCTACTTTGTCGTCGCCATCATTCAGCTCGTCGCCTCGCCGCGCCCGCGGCCGCGCGCGCCCAACCCGGGCTGA